In the genome of Candidatus Zixiibacteriota bacterium, the window CGTAGAAATCGAGGATATCTCTCCTTCGATCTTCAAGGGTTTGGGAGTGGATATTAAAGGGCTGGAGATTTCAAACCTGCCGGGATACGAGCAGAAGGACCTTTTCAAGATCAAAAACTTCTCTGTCCGGGTAAAATTCTGGCCCTTATTGAAGAAAAGGATTGAGGTAAGAAAGATAATCCTGGATCAGCCGGAGATTTTCATCGAGAAAAACAGGGACGGGGTTCTGAGTATTGCAGATTTGATGAAAAGCGGTGGTGGTCCGCTGCCTTTAATCCTTTTTGAGAACGTGCAGATAAAAAACGGGAGTTTTACTTATAACGACCTGTCCAACGGGAGCAGAATCTTCTTAGGAGGTATAGAGCAAAAAGGGAAACTGGTGATGGATCAAAAGTATGAGAACGGAAGGTCTGAAGGAAAACTTTCCATCCAGAAAATTGAACTAAAACTACCAGGGTTCAAAAGCAAACTCCCGGAACTTTCTTTCCTGCTCCAGCACAAAGTGAGCTTTAACTTGCCCGGTGACTCCCTGAATGTCGAACAGGTCAAAATCGATCTGGCCAAAATATCATTGGAGATAAAAGGCGTCATAAAAGACCTGAAAACGACGCCGCAGGCTGATTTGGCTCTGAACTCAAAAGATATATCTATTCAGGACTTATTGTCATCTGTCCCAGCGGACAAAAACTCACCTTTGTCCCAGTTAAAAGGCTCAGGTAAAATGCGGATGACTGCTTCGCTAAAAGGTGAGCTTAAAGGTAAAACTTTGCCGAACTTTAAAGGTCAGGTGGCTCTCAAAGACGTGAGAGTAGATTTTGCCAGAGTACCACAGCCATTTCTTTTGCCATCTGGCCAGATAGATTTCGATAACCAGGGGCTGAGCGTTATTACTCAAGATGCGAAATTAGGGGATACTCCATTAGAACTCAAGGCAGTGATTGATAATTACTCTGACCCGAACCTGACTTCTGAGCTCAAAACTAAATTCGATCTGGCGATCGTCAAAGAAGTGCAAAAACTGCCAGAAGGCACAAACCTCTCAGGTTCTGTCGACATCGATGCTAAAGCTTTTGGCAAGCTCAAGAAACCGGAACAACTTGACCTCTCCGGGAATTTCAATTTAAGGAACATCGGTATATCCTCTCCTAATCTCACGGTCCCGGTGAAAAATCTCAACAGTGATATGTCGCTTTCCAAAGGGGTTTTGAACATCGAGAATCTGAGCCTGAGTCTGGGGAAATCATCTTTGAGTCTTAATGGAAA includes:
- a CDS encoding AsmA family protein, with product MKIKKGWKILIWITGIIIALLIIVSVAVKLIFTKEKLLAMVQPQVEKALNRNVEIEDISPSIFKGLGVDIKGLEISNLPGYEQKDLFKIKNFSVRVKFWPLLKKRIEVRKIILDQPEIFIEKNRDGVLSIADLMKSGGGPLPLILFENVQIKNGSFTYNDLSNGSRIFLGGIEQKGKLVMDQKYENGRSEGKLSIQKIELKLPGFKSKLPELSFLLQHKVSFNLPGDSLNVEQVKIDLAKISLEIKGVIKDLKTTPQADLALNSKDISIQDLLSSVPADKNSPLSQLKGSGKMRMTASLKGELKGKTLPNFKGQVALKDVRVDFARVPQPFLLPSGQIDFDNQGLSVITQDAKLGDTPLELKAVIDNYSDPNLTSELKTKFDLAIVKEVQKLPEGTNLSGSVDIDAKAFGKLKKPEQLDLSGNFNLRNIGISSPNLTVPVKNLNSDMSLSKGVLNIENLSLSLGKSSLSLNGKVENVVQSLIPGKGIQKKPFLSFKLSSPFIDLDEIMPVEQKVKPKEKQPVKTAPPFPDIDASGQVEVKKLIFRQVELENLVANLEIKNRVVKVQNVVANVYNGLVGGNATYDLTDMNDPKFDIKVSASKIEANNFLSRFALFKDHLFGSLNLTADFSGKGQSTEQITKSLIASGTGTVTDGKLVNWELLNQISSYLKMNEFKEEKIRTLTNSFKVNNGRVYFEDFEALSQSGDWKATGSVGLDGSLDYSVNVVLSPELSSRIDLGDLTKFFQDDKGRMVLDFKLEGNAKSPKFTISTARAEKKFQQEIQKQKDKATEDLKKKAGDLLKGLFKK